The following are from one region of the Halodesulfurarchaeum sp. HSR-GB genome:
- a CDS encoding universal stress protein, producing MRVLVPIDGSAQSNAALEYAIDTFAPDDLVLLHVIDPVEAGYSAAATMPGYSEEWYENRKEEAETLFEEATASFEGIDTTTVTEVGRPSRAIVSYVEEHDVDHVVMGSHGRSGMTRILLGSVAESVVRRSPIPVTIVR from the coding sequence ATGCGAGTATTGGTACCGATCGACGGGTCCGCCCAGTCGAATGCGGCCCTCGAGTACGCCATCGACACGTTCGCCCCGGACGACCTCGTCCTGCTTCACGTCATCGACCCGGTCGAGGCCGGGTACAGCGCCGCTGCGACCATGCCCGGCTACTCCGAGGAGTGGTACGAGAATCGCAAGGAGGAGGCGGAGACACTCTTCGAGGAGGCCACGGCCAGTTTTGAAGGAATCGACACGACGACGGTCACGGAGGTCGGCCGGCCCTCCCGGGCGATCGTCTCCTACGTCGAGGAGCACGACGTCGATCACGTAGTCATGGGGAGCCACGGCCGCTCGGGGATGACCCGCATCCTGCTCGGGAGCGTCGCGGAGTCGGTCGTGCGCCGGTCGCCGATCCCGGTGACGATCGTTCGCTGA
- a CDS encoding DUF5813 family protein produces MTAALADAFRSRPEFQETDSGRFTIDGTDFEARVTVESDTVTLTQKLPTLDSTVQGETVAEVVADGWEETFRRRVADVGKVVSSPGGEPAVERTGETLRVTIELPADPQDAPAAALGAANYVEGTWVEGIVPGYDYDERVQAIRNRARETGGEGA; encoded by the coding sequence ATGACTGCGGCCCTCGCCGACGCCTTTCGCTCCCGGCCCGAGTTTCAGGAGACAGACAGTGGCAGATTCACCATCGACGGGACCGACTTCGAGGCCCGTGTCACGGTCGAGTCCGATACCGTGACCCTCACCCAGAAACTGCCCACACTGGATTCCACGGTCCAGGGGGAGACCGTCGCCGAGGTCGTCGCCGACGGGTGGGAGGAAACGTTCCGCCGGCGCGTGGCGGATGTCGGGAAGGTCGTCTCCAGCCCGGGCGGCGAGCCAGCGGTCGAGCGAACGGGGGAGACGCTGCGGGTCACGATCGAACTCCCGGCCGATCCCCAGGACGCACCGGCAGCGGCGCTCGGTGCGGCAAACTACGTCGAAGGTACCTGGGTCGAGGGCATCGTCCCCGGGTACGATTATGACGAACGAGTGCAGGCGATCCGCAACCGGGCGCGGGAGACCGGCGGCGAGGGTGCCTGA